One region of Fragaria vesca subsp. vesca linkage group LG4, FraVesHawaii_1.0, whole genome shotgun sequence genomic DNA includes:
- the LOC101292886 gene encoding vesicle-associated protein 2-2-like, producing the protein MITTELLDVQPNELQFTFEVKKQSTCTIQLGNRSDQCVAFKVKTTSPKKYCVRPNTGIIKPRATCDFTVTMQAQKVAPPELQCKDKFLIQCTVIPFGISEEEVTSDMFAKDSGKYVEEKKLRVVLTSPPPFPEFLHVNGEPKEDLCYETSAQKDRVLNEVEYIPPPQRVADNVDGESYKDESRAVMHAEELKPEKNAVVLNLAKDLEELKSKLSTVNLKLKEADLTIIKLTEEKRMTTREKNMLKHESELLSKKNNARSIMVGFPLLYIFLVALISIAIGYFAHP; encoded by the exons ATGATCACCACAGAGCTTTTGGATGTTCAACCCAATGAACTCCAATTCACAT TTGAGGTAAAGAAGCAGAGCACATGTACAATACAACTTGGGAACAGGTCTGACCAGTGTGTTGCTTTCAAG GTGAAAACCACTTCTCCAAAGAAATACTGTGTGCGGCCAAATACAGGCATCATAAAGCCCAGGGCAACATGTGATTTCACAG TTACTATGCAAGCTCAGAAAGTAGCTCCACCTGAATTGCAGTGTAAAGACAAGTTCCTAATCCAATGCACAGTTATTCCATTTGGGATATCAGAGGAGGAGGTTACATCTGACATG TTTGCAAAAGATAGTGGCAAATACGTTGAGGAGAAGAAGTTAAGAGTGGTGCTCACCAGCCCACCCCCTTTTCCAGAATTTCTACATGTTAATGGAGAGCCGAAGGAAGATCTTTGTTATGAAACTTCAGCACAAAAGGACAGAGTTCTGAATGAAGTTGAATACATACCTCCTCCTCAAAGG GTTGCTGACAATGTTGACGGTGAAAGTTATAAGGATGAGTCAAGAGCAGTTATGCATGCAGAGGAATTGAAACCAGAAAAAAATGCTGTTGTGTTGAATTTAGCAAAGGACTTGGAGGAGTTGAAATCAAAGCTCAGTACAGTGAATTTAAAGCTAAAAGAG GCTGATCTTACCATCATTAAGCTAACAGAAGAAAAGAGAATGACCACTCGAGAGAAGAATATGCTTAAACATGAATCG GAGTTGTTGAGTAAGAAGAACAATGCAAGAAGCATTATGGTTGGCTTCCCTCTTCTTTATATTTTTCTGGTTGCTCTTATCAGCATAGCAATCGGATACTTTGCGCATCCTTAG
- the LOC101293187 gene encoding sodium/hydrogen exchanger 2-like, translating into MALDLSSMALESVGMVNTSDHASVVSMNLFVALLCACILLGHLLEESRWMNESITALAIGLCTGIVILLTTKGKSSHLLVFSEDLFFIYLLPPIIFNAGFQVKKKQFFRNFMTIMMFGAVGTLISFATISLGAMHFFRQFSIGTLKIGDYLALGAIFSATDSVCTLQVLNQDETPLLYSLVFGEGVVNDATSVVLFNAIQSFDLSHINTSTIMQFIGNFLYLFATSTLLGVVAGLLSAYVIRKLYFGRHSTDREVALMILMAYLSYMLAELFYLSAILTVFFCGIVMSHYTWHNVTESSRVTTKHTFATLSFVAEIFIFLYVGMDALDIDKWRFVSDSPAKSLKVSSILLALVMVGRAAFVFPLSFLSNLTKKSPQDKIHLKQQVTIWWAGLMRGAVSMALAYNQFNRTGHNDLRANAYMITSTITVVLFSTVVFGLMTKPLVRILLPTSKHFTSMTSSEPSSPKSFIVPLLTNGQDSEANIRSVDIPRPTSLRMLLSTPSHTVHHYWRKFDNAFMRPVFGGRGFVPFVPGSPVEQNGHQWN; encoded by the exons ATGGCGTTGGATTTGAGCTCAATGGCATTGGAATCAGTGGGAATGGTGAACACTTCGGATCATGCTTCGGTTGTGTCCATGAACCTATTTGTGGCGCTTCTTTGCGCTTGTATATTGCTTGGACATTTGCTGGAGGAGAGTAGATGGATGAATGAGTCCATTACCGCGCTTGCCATT GGTTTGTGCACTGGGATTGTTATATTGCTGACCACAAAAGGGAAAAGCTCTCACTTGTTGGTGTTTAGTGAAGATCTTTTCTTCATCTATCTGCTTCCTCCTATCATTTTCAATGCCGG GTTCCAAGTGAAGAAGAAGCAATTTTTCCGTAATTTCATGACAATCATGATGTTTGGAGCTGTTGGCACCCTCATCTCCTTCGCCACCATATCCTTAG GTGCTATGCACTTTTTCCGCCAATTCAGCATTGGTACCCTCAAGATTGGAGATTATCTCG CACTTGGAGCAATATTTTCTGCAACCGATTCTGTTTGCACCTTGCAG GTGCTTAATCAAGATGAGACACCTCTGTTGTACAGCCTGGTTTTTGGGGAAGGTGTAGTCAATGATGCCACATCAGTAGTGCTTTTTAATGCAATCCAAAGCTTTGACCTCTCCCACATCAATACAAGCACTATTATGCAGTTTATTGGAAACTTTTTATATCTATTTGCTACAAGTACACTTCTGGGAGTTGTA GCTGGATTACTTAGTGCATATGTAATTAGAAAGCTCTATTTTGGCAG ACACTCAACTGATCGTGAAGTTGCTCTTATGATTCTCATGGCTTACCTTTCGTACATGCTAGCTGAA CTGTTTTACTTAAGTGCCATTCTCACTGTGTTCTTCTGTGGAATTGTTATGTCTCACTACACATGGCATAATGTGACCGAAAGTTCAAGAGTGACAACTAA GCATACTTTTGCCACCCTATCATTTGTAGCTGAGATTTTTATCTTCCTTTACGTTGGTATGGATGCCTTAGACATTGACAAGTGGAGATTTGTGAGCGATAG CCCGGCAAAATCATTAAAAGTGAGTTCAATACTTTTGGCACTGGTCATGGTTGGAAGAGCAGCCTTCGTTTTTCCCTTATCTTTCTTATCTAACTTGACCAAGAAATCTCCACAAGACAAGATCCATTTGAAGCAACAA GTTACAATTTGGTGGGCTGGTCTTATGCGTGGTGCTGTTTCTATGGCACTTGCTTATAATCAG TTTAATAGGACCGGCCATAATGACCTGCGCGCCAACGCATACATGATCACCAGCACTATCACAGTTGTTCTTTTCAGCACAGTG GTGTTTGGTTTGATGACTAAACCCCTAGTGAGGATCTTGCTTCCTACATCGAAACACTTCACTAGTATGACATCTTCTGAACCTTCTAGTCCTAAATCCTTCATCGTGCCACTGCTCACCAACGGGCAAGATTCAGAGGCAAACATTAGGTCTGTGGACATACCCCGTCCTACTAGTTTAAGAATGCTCCTAAGCACTCCATCTCACACTGTCCACCATTATTGGCGAAAATTTGACAATGCGTTCATGAGGCCTGTTTTTGGCGGGCGGGGTTTTGTACCCTTTGTTCCAGGATCACCTGTTGAACAAAATGGTCATCAATGGAACTGA